A single genomic interval of Vulpes vulpes isolate BD-2025 chromosome 3, VulVul3, whole genome shotgun sequence harbors:
- the MOGAT3 gene encoding 2-acylglycerol O-acyltransferase 3 yields MKTTQKQWLEVLGAYYYVLAFLFMGPFFSLLVLFLLFTSFWSISVLYLVWLFLDWDTPNQGGRRFECTRSCTIWKHMKDYYPIKLVKTAELPPDRNYVVGSHPHGIMCVGVFCNFFTEVNNFSKQFPGIQMSPVTLAPLLHLPVYRDYLMSFGLCSVNRRSLDFILSQPQPGQAVVIVVGGAQESLFAIPGMHCLVLRNRKGFVRLALRHGASLVPVYSFGENDIFNFKAFPTNSWQYLCQITIKKIMKFSPCIFWGRGLFSADSWGLLPFAKPITTVVGRPIPVPQRLNPTEEEVDHYHMLYMEALEQLFEEHKESCGVPASTHLIFK; encoded by the exons ATGAAAACCACGCAGAAACAGTGGCTAGAAGTCTTAGGCGCCTACTATTACGTGCTCGCTTTCCTCTTCATGG gccctttcttctcccttcttgtcctcttcctcctcttcactTCATTCTGGTCCATCTCTGTTCTCTACTTGGTGTGGCTCTTCCTGGACTGGGACACACCCAACCAAG GTGGGAGGCGCTTTGAGTGCACCAGGAGCTGTACCATTTGGAAACACATGAAGGATTATTATCCTATTAAG CTGGTGAAGACAGCAGAGCTGCCCCCTGACCGGAACTATGTTGTGGGTTCTCACCCACATGGGATCATGTGCGTGGGAGTCTTCTGCAATTTCTTCACGGAGGTCAACAACTTCTCCAAGCAGTTCCCGGGGATTCAGATGTCACCCGTAACACTGGCCCCTCTCTTGCACCTCCCAGTCTATCGTGACTACCTCATGTCCTTTG GACTGTGTTCTGTGAACCGCCGGAGCCTGGACTTTATTttgtcccagccccagcccgggcAGGCGGTAGTCATCGTAGTTGGGGGTGCCCAGGAGTCCCTGTTTGCGATCCCAGGGATGCACTGCCTCGTTCTCCGGAACCGCAAAGGCTTCGTGCGCCTGGCACTGAGGCACGG AGCTTCCCTGGTACCTGTGTACTCCTTTGGGGAGAATGATATCTTCAATTTTAAGGCTTTTCCCACAAACTCCTGGCAGTATCTGTGCCAGATCACCATCAAGAAGATCATGAAGTTTTCTCCTTGCATCTTCTGGGGCCGCGGACTCTTCTCAGCTGACTCCTGGGGTTTACTGCCCTTCGCCAAGCCTATCACCACTGTGG TGGGCCGCCCCATCCCTGTGCCACAGCGCCTCAACCCCACTGAGGAGGAAGTGGACCACTATCACATGCTCTACATGGAAGCTCTAGAGCAACTGTTTGAGGAACACAAGGAAAGCTGTGGTGTCCCAGCCTCTACTCACCTCATCTTTAAATAG